In a single window of the Nicotiana tomentosiformis chromosome 10, ASM39032v3, whole genome shotgun sequence genome:
- the LOC104109776 gene encoding GCN5-related N-acetyltransferase 5, chloroplastic, with translation MATAISLAFSLDPQSHHNYHHHFHHNTNFSSHKASIFTQKGSFPFLISSNSHTPNLIIPLSTSQSSSSSSSIETPLQTGKFLTNQELEKLEFLEKYRYFQELGSGVLWVRVMREEEMDVTVWLLAESFAESMLMPKGYVKFLAYLVKQYMIERRAMMPHTATLLGFYKENGEDSDLQLAGTVEVCFDKRGANANPPTPTPPKNSPYICNMTVDKLLRRRGIGWHLLKASEELISQMSSSREVYLHCRMIDTAPLNMYRKAGYTIVETNNLFILLTLQRRKHLMCKVLPDSESPFEVDQSTSSIDT, from the exons ATGGCTACTGCTATTTCTTTAGCATTTTCTTTAGACCCTCAATCTCACCACAACTACCATCACCATTTTCACCATAATACCAACTTCAGTTcacataaagcttcaatctttacaCAAAAAGGTTCATTCCCTTTTCTCATCTCATCAAATTCACACACTCCCAATCTAATTATCCCACTTTCAACTTCCcaatcttcttcatcttcttcctcAATAGAAACCCCACTTCAAACAGGTAAATTTCTCACTAACCAAGAGcttgaaaaacttgaatttttAGAGAAATATAGGTATTTTCAAGAATTGGGATCTGGGGTATTGTGGGTGCGTGTGATGAGGGAAGAAGAAATGGATGTTACTGTTTGGTTGTTGGCTGAGTCTTTTGCTGAGTCAATGTTGATGCCTAAAGGGTATGTGAAATTCTTGGCTTACTTAGTGAAGCAGTACATGATTGAGAGAAGAGCAATGATGCCTCACACTGCAACACTTCTCGGATTCTATAAAGAAAATGGAGAAGATTCAGATTTGCAATTGGCTGGAACTGTGGAAGTGTGTTTTGATAAAAGGGGTGCTAATGCTAATCCCCCCACACCTACTCCCCCCAAGAACTCTCCATACATTTGCAATATGACTGTAGACAAGTTGCTTAGGAG AAGGGGCATAGGTTGGCATCTGTTGAAAGCAAGCGAGGAACTAATCTCTCAAATGAGTTCTTCTAGAGAGGTTTACTTGCACTGTCGAATGATTGATACTGCTCCGCTCAACATGTATAGAAAAGCAGGGTATACCATTGTTGAGACAAACAACCTATTTATCCTGTTAACATTGCAGCGACGcaagcacttgatgtgcaaagtTCTTCCAGATTCAGAAAGCCCTTTTGAAGTTGATCAATCTACTTCTTCCATTGACACGTGA
- the LOC104109775 gene encoding probable serine/threonine-protein kinase PBL28, producing MPFGLVAAWNKRRRSRSEDQLNPWIYKSVECWKIEDQNPPAKRHHGSSVFTLKEMEEATNSFSDDNLLGKGGFGRVYKGTLRSGEIVAIKKMDLPSFKEAEGEREFRVEVDILSRLDHPHLVQLIGYCADGKHRFLVYEYMHKGNLQDHLNGIGEVKMDWPLRLKVAIGAARGLAYLHSSSAVGIPIIHRDFKSTNILLNTNYEAKISDFGLAKLMPEGQETCVTSRVLGTFGYFDPEYTLTGKLTLQSDVYAFGVVMLELLTGRRAVDLTLGPNDQNLVLQVRHILNDKKKLRKVIDPEINRSSYTMESVTMFANLASRSVRADSSERPSMVDCVKELQLILHTNMKGLSMPMHTFRMI from the exons ATGCCTTTTGGTTTGGTGGCGGCGTGGAACAAGCGACGAAGAAGCAGGTCCGAGGATCAGCTAAATCCTT GGATATATAAATCTGTGGAGTGTTGGAAAATTGAAGACCAGAATCCACCTGCAAAAAGACACCACGGATCATCAGTTTTCACACTCAAAGAAATGGAGGAGGCAACAAATTCTTTCAGTGATGACAATCTACTTGGGAAAGGAGGATTCGGTCGAGTTTATAAGGGCACACTGCGGTCTGGAGAG ATTGTGGCAATCAAGAAAATGGATCTACCTTCATTCAAAGAGGCAGAAGGAGAGCGTGAGTTTCGTGTGGAAGTCGATATTTTGAGCAGACTGGATCATCCCCATCTGGTACAACTAATAGGCTATTGTGCAGATGGGAAACACAGATTTCTAGTTTATGAGTATATGCACAAGGGAAATCTTCAAGATCATTTAAATG GAATTGGAGAAGTGAAGATGGATTGGCCCTTAAGGCTAAAGGTAGCAATTGGGGCAGCAAGAGGACTTGCATATCTCCATTCAAGTTCAGCTGTTGGGATTCCTATAATACATAGGGACTTCAAATCCACCAACATTCTTTTGAACACTAATTATGAAGCAAAG ATATCAGATTTTGGTCTTGCAAAGTTGATGCCGGAAGGCCAGGAAACATGTGTGACTTCTAGGGTACTTGGTACTTTTGGCTATTTTGACCCTGAATACACACTG ACTGGAAAACTCACTTTACAAAGTGATGTTTACGCATTTGGTGTTGTTATGCTGGAGCTTTTGACCGGACGCAGGGCCGTTGACCTCACCCTAGGACCAAATGATCAGAATTTAGTACTACAG GTCAGGCATATATTGAATGATAAGAAGAAGCTACGCAAGGTGATCGACCCTGAGATTAACAGGAGCTCATACACTATGGAGTCCGTAACCATGTTTGCTAATCTAGCCTCTCGTTCTGTGCGAGCCGATAGTAGTGAAAGGCCCTCAATGGTAGACTGCGTCAAAGAACTGCAGCTGATCCTCCACACGAATATGAAAGGGCTAAGTATGCCTATGCATACATTCAGAATGATCTGA
- the LOC108947453 gene encoding uncharacterized protein has product MANQITIGALFQEGTSEARPPYFNGQHFSHWKVRMEIYAKSYDVKLWRAIKKGNYPLLAATQPPADSEDIDEYTDKQMAVVQVNAKARNVINGDEYKKISSCDTAKELWDKLEVTYEGTKKVKETRINMLVYDYELFQKKEGESIEEMFARFSKIISDLKAFGKPYSSNDQVRKLLRSLPTTWQTKVVALESQEINKLSYDELKGDLIAFEKTHLKKTSQEEKKKTVAFKSTTEGPENDIDDDPEVLEEEISMVSRNMDGLMRRYEHVQAAYLDRKRKVSRGFNKHKSNGSWSDEDSSEHEEIENLCFMTILENDMNKYSGSWTDEDTSGDKCKENTENCFMARGETSEDGFGNPKTILILVELTNKDPSKLGYLKEGDNSILQEHHRKNCKEKWYLYSACSSYMTSDKNLFKEVTKINGGNVKFGDDSKGKIVGIGTVSFENNCDITEVYLVDGLNCNLLSTSRLCDSRYEVKFKKTGCAIEDETCKLFFQEKKNYVCDACQIGKQTKNSFKTKDIVSTTKPLQLLHIVLFGPTRTASIGGKHFAFVIVDDYSHFTWVIFLSHKDEALKNFEIFCKRIEREKGDLITTIQRDHGGEFESRSFEEFCNDQGGKVDTTLIIKRFTKGNLIIQIYVDDIIFGSTNLLLCKDFVNLMQSKFEMSMMRELTFFLGLQIHQSESGIFIYQTKYTKELIQKIGMSNAKSIGTAMSPFTSLDRDEQGKSVDETKYRGMIRSLLYLTASRPDIMFSIYKCARFQSAPKESHLISVKQIIHYLIRTTSYELWYPHSKNFILEGFSYADLVGDNEDKKSTSGTCQLLGKALIFWKSKKQGSMALSTTQAEYIAIG; this is encoded by the exons atggccAATCAAATAACTATTGGAGCACTCTTTCAAGAGGGAACGTCAGAAGCCAGACCACCATACTTCAATGGACAACACTTTTCTCACTGGAAAGTTCGAATGGAAATCTATGCAAAATCTTATGATGTGAAATTATGGCGTGCTATCAAAAAGGGAAACTATCCACTATTAGCAGCAACTCAACCACCCGCTGATTCTGAAGATATAGATGAATACACAGACAAACAAATGGCGGTCGTTCAGGTTAATGCTAAGGCACGAAACGTTATAAATGGAGACGAGTATAAGAAGATTTCAAGTTGTGATACGGCTAAAGAATTATGGGACAAATTGGAGGTCACCTATGAAGGAACCAAGAAAGTGAAAGAAACTCGAATAAACATGTTGGTTTATGACTATGAACTCTTCCAGAAGAAAGAAGGAGAATCCATTGAGGAAATGTTCGCAAGATTCAGCAAAATCATTAGTGATTTGAAAGCTTTTGGTAAACCCTATTCAAGTAATGATCAAGTTCGAAAACTCCTAAGGAGTTTACCTACCACTTGGCAGACAAAAGTAGTTGCACTTGAGTCTCAAGAAATAAACAAACTTTCTTATGATGAACTCAAAGGAGATCTTATAGCATTCGAGAAAACCCATCTCAAGAAGACAAGtcaggaagaaaagaagaaaacggTTGCCTTCAAATCTACAACTGAAGGAcctgaaaatgatattgatgATGATCCAGAAGTCCTTGAAGAAGAAATTTCTATGGTATCAAGAAACATGGATGGGTTAATGAGAAG ATATGAGCATGTTCAAGCTGCATACCTAGATCGTAAAAGAAAAGTCTCCAGAGGGTTTAACAAACACAAATCCAACGGAAGTTGGAGTGATGAAGATAGTTCAGAACACGAAGAAATAGAAAATCTATGCTTCATGACCATCCTGGAAAATGACATGAACAAATACTCTGGCTCCTGGACTGATGAAGATACATCAGGCGATAAATGCAAGGAAAATACTGAAAACTGTTTCATGGCACGAGGTGAAACAAGCGAG GATGGTTTTGGAAACCCAAAAACAATCCTGATCCTAGTAGAACTAACCAACaaggacccaagcaagcttgggtacctaaaagaagGTGACAATTCTATTTTGCAGGAACACCACAGAAAGAACTGTAAAGAAAAATGGTATTTATACAGTGCGTGTTCGAGTTACATGACGAGTGACAAAAATCTGTTCAAAGAAGTCACAAAAATAAATGGTGGAAAtgtcaaatttggtgatgatTCAAAAGGAAAGATAGTTGGTATCGGTACAGTTTCATTCGAAAATAATTGTGATATTACAGAGGTATATCTTGTAGATGGACTCAACTGCAATCTTTTGAGCACAAGTCGGCTATGTGATTCGAGATATGAAGTAAAATTCAAGAAAACGGGATGTGCCATTGAGGATGAAACATGTAAATTATTCTTCCAGGAAAAAAA AAATTatgtatgtgatgcatgtcaGATTGGTAAACAAACTAAAAACTCTTTTAAAACTAAGGATATTGTGTCCACTACCAAGCCATTGCAATTACTTCATATAGTCCTGTTTGGACCTACTAGAACTGCCAGCATTGGAGGTAAACATTTtgcttttgttattgttgatgactactcACATTTTACATGGGTAATTTTCTTATCTCATAAAGATGAAGCTCTGAAAAATTTTGAGATTTTctgcaaaagaattgaaagagaaaagggGGATCTGATCACAACCATCCAAAGAGATCATGGAGGAGAGTTTGAAAGCAGATCCTTTGAAGAATTCTGTAATGATCAAGG AGGTAAGGTGGATACTACTTTAATTATCAAGAGATTTACTAAAGGTAATCTCATTATTCAAATCTATGTAGATGATATCATATTTGGTAGTACTAATCTTCTTTTGTGCAAGGATTTTGTAAATCTCATGCAAAGTAAGTTCGAAATGAGTATGATGAGAGAGCTAACATTTTTCCTTGGACTACAAATCCATCAATCAGAAAGTGGAATATTCATCTACCAAACCAAGTATACAAAGGAATTGATTCAAAAAATTGGAATGAGCAATGCCAAATCAATTGGAACTGCTATGAGTCCGTTTACAAGTTTAGACAGGGATGAACAGGGAAAATCAGTAGACGAAACCAAGTATCGTGGAATGATTAGGTCTCTACTATATCTTACGGCTAGTCGACCAGATATCATGTTCAGTATTTATAAATGTGCCAGGTTTCAGTCAGCTCCTAAAGAGTCTCACTTAATATCAGTAAAGCAAATTATTCATTATCTCATTAGAACCACCTCCTACGAACTTTGGTATCCTCATTCTAAAAATTTTATACTTGAGGGTTTTTCATATGCCGATCTTGTAGGTGACAATGAGGACAAAAAAAGCACAAGTGGGACTTGTCAATTACTGGGAAAAGCACTAATTTTCTGGAAGAGTAAAAAACAGGGATCAATGGCTCTTTCCACAACTCAAGCAGAGTACATTGCAATTGGATAA